In Bacillota bacterium, the following are encoded in one genomic region:
- the rplC gene encoding 50S ribosomal protein L3 — protein sequence MKGILGKKLGMMQVPLEDGTVVPVTVIQAGPCTVVQKKTEATDGYAALQLGFEPVIATRITKPLRGHFDKKRVQPARHLREFKFSDSDSFAVGQEIKVDIFAPGERVHVTGMSKGKGFAGAIKRWGARRGPMAHGSKFHRSPGTLAAPRSGSRVFPGRKLPGRMGHDRVTVRNLEVVRVDPERNLLLVKGAVPGTRGRLVMVRSAGR from the coding sequence ATGAAAGGCATATTGGGCAAGAAGCTGGGCATGATGCAAGTGCCCCTGGAAGACGGCACAGTTGTACCGGTGACTGTTATCCAGGCTGGCCCTTGCACAGTGGTGCAGAAAAAAACTGAGGCCACCGATGGTTACGCTGCCCTGCAGCTAGGCTTCGAGCCTGTGATAGCGACCAGAATAACAAAGCCGCTTCGGGGTCACTTTGATAAGAAGCGGGTGCAACCGGCCAGACACTTGCGCGAATTTAAGTTTTCCGATTCCGATTCCTTCGCTGTGGGGCAGGAGATTAAAGTTGATATCTTTGCTCCAGGAGAGCGAGTGCATGTAACCGGAATGTCGAAAGGCAAAGGTTTTGCCGGTGCTATTAAACGTTGGGGTGCACGCCGCGGTCCTATGGCGCACGGATCTAAATTCCACCGTTCCCCGGGTACTTTAGCCGCGCCCCGTTCCGGTAGCCGTGTTTTCCCGGGGCGGAAATTGCCTGGACGCATGGGTCATGACCGGGTAACTGTGAGAAACTTAGAAGTGGTTCGTGTCGACCCCGAACGTAACTTATTGTTGGTAAAAGGTGCAGTTCCAGGAACACGTGGCCGGC